Part of the Paenibacillus terrae HPL-003 genome is shown below.
GTTCATAAGGGTTTTGAACTAAAATCATTTCCGGAAGAATACTTATGCCCAGTCCGTTTTGCACCATAGCCATAATGGCATGATCATCTTCTAATTCATATTTGATTTTCGGAGCAAGCTTGTGCTGAGAAAAAATTCTCCGTACATCGGTGTCGCAGCCAGAAGCAGGCATAATGAAGGGCTCATCGAGGAGTTGATCCACACGGATGGCTGTCTGCTCCCGAAGCATGTGATTAGATGGCAGTACGCACAGCATTCTTTCTTTTTTTAGCGGCAGTACTTCCAGTACGTCTAAAGTAGGCAGATTAACGAAGCCAAAATCAGCTTCTCCGCTGGCTATCCACTCCTCAATCTCATGGTAGTTACCGTCGAGCAGTTTCAGTTCAATAAGTGGGAACTGCTCGTTAAATTGATGGATAATACCGGGCAACCACTGGATGGATACACTTGAAAACGTACCTATCTTTACGGTTCCGGTCTCCAGTCCTTTGATTAGAGCGACCTCTTGATAAAGTCTTTCGTTCATTTGTACGATCTCTCTGAAATGCTTCATCAGACGTTCTCCGTTGCTGGTCAATTTGATGCCGGAACGTCCTCTTATTAGAAGAGTCAAACCCAATTCATGTTCCAAACCGGAAACAGCATGGCTAATGGCGGATTGTGTAAGATTAAGAAGTTCTCCTGCTTTGGTGAAGCTTCCTGTTTCTACTACGCTAAGAAAGATCTTATATTTAAACAAATTCATGTGTCCTCCTACGTTGAATGAAATATATTCATACATAGTATCATATATATTCATTTTTTTTATCTTAGTCTTGTGGTTATAATCGAACTTGAGGATGTTGCAAAATCCTGACTTAAGAAAAAAAGATGATAATTATTTCATTTCTGGGAGGTACCTATGAATTCAATTGCAAAAACGCCACAGCCCCCTTATTATGCTGCTATCTTTACTTCTGAACGTACTGAAGGAGATGGCGGATATGGAAAGATGGGAGACAAAATGGAGGAACTGGCTGCCGAACAACCTGGTTTTCTGGGCGTGGAAAGTGTTCGTGACCAAAACGGAGTAGGCATCACGGTTTCCTATTGGGAGTCCTTAGACGCTATAAAAAATTGGAAGCATAACGAGCTGCACAAGGTAGCACAGGAGAAAGGGAAAGCCGAATGGTATAAAACGTTTGGTTTAAGGGTGAGCAAGGTAGAACGAGATTATTTTTTTACAATATAAAATAGTTGAAATGATTAAAGCCAAAGGGAGCGCCTATTCAGCCATTTATGGCCTTGAAGACGCTCCCTTTGGGTTACCATGCACGTATGCTGATGTCATATACGTATGTGCTCAGGAGTTAGACGAATTTACCGGTTGCATTTCCTGAATAGCTTCCTTTAAGTTGTGTGAGCAGAGCTCATATAGCTGCTTTCTTTGCTGTTCACTGGAATTCAGGGCCAGCTTTTGCAGCTCTGTTGTACATTGTTCCAGCAGCGTCAGCACGGCTTGATTAGAGTCCTGTACCTTGGACATCTGTACGTTATCACTGTATTGGTCAATGTATAATTCCCCTTGCGCGAAGAATACGTCTTTGACCGTCAGGCTCTTTTCTTTCAGCTTTGCATCCAGCCATTGTTGAGTAATTCCCATGTATGCCATTTGCTGCTCCATAACTAGTCCATCCATAATAATGGCTGTTGGTTCCTTCTCCGGCAGCTGCAGCATATTGAGATCCTTAAGCGTCACTGGCTGCTTGTCTTTGGCCAGCAGCACGTTGATCTCACCGCTGGTCTCCATAATAGCAAATTCCACGTCAGACACCTTGAATACATTTTTACTCCGCAGCTGCTCCATGAGCTCATCGATCGTAAGCCGTTCCTTTCGCATATTATCCTCTAAAATTTTGCCGTCTTTGATCAGGGTAGTGGTCTTTCCATCGGTAAAATCTCTGATTTTCTTGCTTTTAATTTGCAATATTTCAATGACAAATGTTGTCAGGACCCATACTGCCAAGGCTATAAAGCCCAAGTACCAAGTGGATTCTCGCTCCATAGGAATGGTAGCGACCAGATTCCCTATCGTGATTCCGGTTATTTGTCGTTAAACGATTTAAATACTTGCCAGTATACAAAGGAACTATAGCATTAAAATTTTCTATCGATGCATTATCAATGTCTATTACGCAGGCGATTGACGGAAAGGGGGGAGCAGGATACATTATAACTATAATTCTCATTTAGTTCATCGGGATTATAAACATTAAGTTTACGGAGGTATGTATATGTCATCCAAACCTAAAGTTGTATTGTGGAGTAAAACTGGCTGTCATTTTTGTGGAGAGATCAAATCGTATCTGGAATCCCAAAATCAGCCTTATGAAAATATTCAAGTGGACGGAAATGATGCCCTGCGTGACGTGCTGGAGACTAAATATGGTGTTCGCTTTGTCCCTGTTGTTGAGGTAGGCGGGGATAACAAATATGAAGCGCTGCTCAACCCGGATCTGGAAGAGCTTGGGAAAGTGCTGGAAAGTTACAATCAAGCGGTATAAGCCGAAGGATAACAATATTTTCAAGAGAGGTGGAACAGTTCATGGCTAAAGACAGACAAATCAAATTTGGTGCCATTATTCACGGTGTTGGAGGTAGCATGACGACTTGGCGTCACCCTGAAGTGCCTGCGGACGCGAGTGTTAATTTTGAATTTTATAAAACACAGGCGCAAAAGGCAGAGGAAGGCAAGTTTGACCTTGTGTTTATCGCAGACGGTCTGTTCATTAACGAGAAATCCATCCCTCACTTTCTAAACCGTTTTGAGCCGATTACGATTTTGTCCGCTTTGGCCGGGGTGACGAAGCATATCGGGCTGGTCGGCACGTTATCGACTTCCTACAGCGAACCGTTTACAGTAGCACGTCAGTTTTCTTCCATTGACCATATCAGCGGAGGGCGTGCAGGCTGGAATGTGGTGACTTCCCCGCTGGAAGGCTCCGCCCTTAACTTTAACAAAGGCGAGCATCCGTCACACCCAGAGCGTTACAAGATTGCGGAAGAATATTTGCAGGTAACCAAAGGACTGTGGGATTCGTGGGAAGAAGATGCGTTCGTTCGTGATAAGGAATCCGGCGTGTTCTTTGACCCTGAAAAGCTGCATACCTTGAACCATAAAGGCGAGTTTTTCTCTGTGCAGGGTCCGCTGAATATTGGACGATCCAAGCAGGGACAGCCGGTTATTTTCCAAGCAGGTTCCTCGGAGGATGGCAAAAATTTGGCCGCCAAGGAAGCGGATGCCGTATTTACGGGACATGAGACGCTGGAGGAAGCACAGCAGTTTTACCGTGATGTGAAGGAACGGGCGGTACGCTATGGCAGATCCGAAGAAGATATTGTCATCTTACCGGGCATTTCACCGATTATCGGCAGCACGACGGAAGAAGCAGAGCGTAAGTATGAGGAGATCACCAATTTGGTGACGATTGAGGCTGCTTTAAAATATTTGGGCCGTTTCTTCGATCATCATGATTTCTCACAATATCCGCTGGATGAGCCATTCCCAGAGCTTGATGGTATCGGCAGCAATGCGTTCCGCAGCGGTACAGATAAAATCAAACGGACAGCCAAAGAGCAAAATCTGACGCTGCGCGAGGTGGCTTTGCGTTCGGCAACACCTAGAACTGCGTTTATCGGTACAGCTGAACAGGTCGCAGATCAGGTGCAGGAGTGGTTTGAAAGAAAAGGAGCAGATGGATTCATTATCGGTTCTGATGTACCGTCGGGTCTGCATGATTTTGTAAATCTGGTTGTGCCTATCTTGCAGGAGCGCGGCATTTACCGTCAGGATTATGAATTTAGCACATTGCGTGAAAACCTGGGCGTGTCGATTCCTGAGAACCGCTACACAGCAGCCAGATCCAAAGTGAAAGTAGACGCATAACAGAAGGAGGGTGAAGCATGTCCAAGGTTGTTATCCTATCAGGCAGTCCGTCTACACAATCCCGTTTATACGGCTTAATTAACTATACGACCAAGCAATTGCAGCAGACCGGAGCAGAGGTTACATTGCTGAATGTGGCCGATTTGCCAGCCGAGGATCTGGTGAGGGCTAACTTTAACAGTCCCGATATCACGGCCTCACTTGCGGTAATTGCGGCAGCGGATGCGGTTATCGTCGCTTCTCCCGTGTACAAAGCGGCCTATTCCGGATTATTGAAGATATTTCTGGATTTGGTGCCGCAGGAGGGACTGAGAGGTAAGCCCGTACTTCCTTTATTTATCGGGGGCACGCTGGCTCACCTGCTGGTCATTGATTATGCTTTGAAGCCCGTGCTTAACGCGTTGGGAGGAAGACATATTCTCGGCGGTGTGTATGCGGTAGATCAGTGGGTTGAACGGCTGTCTGATGGAGCATACGGGTTGTCCGAAGAATTGGTTGCACGGTTGGACCGTTCTGTGAAAGAGCTAAATGAGCTATTAAAGTGATAGATATTTTCAATATTTCCATTGACAGGTCGTTCAGTGAGTTTTATGATACAAAAAACCGAGTTAACATATTGGATAAATGTATATAAACTCACTGGGGGACTTGCGTATGAATATCGAGAATATGGAAGCCTTTGTATACGTGAATCATTATGGCAGTTTTAACAAGGCGGCAGAAGCGTTGTTCTTGTCACAGCCCTCTGTCACAGCCCGGATTCAGACGCTGGAGCGCGAGCTGGAATGCAAGCTGTTCGACCGCCAAAGCAAGCAAACTGTTCTGACGGAGGATGGACGGAAGTTTCTTCCCTATGCGGAGCAGATGCTTCAGGTACTGCAACGAGGCAAGCAAAAGCTGCAACAGCGTAAAAAAGCTCCTCAGCAAATTCGAATCGGCTGCACGATATCGGTGTCGAACTATATCATTCCTGAGATATTAAGACAGCTCCGCGCTCGTTATCCAGAGATTAACTACAAAATTGTGACGGCTACGACGGATCAACTGGTACATAAGCTGTTGAACCGTGAGGTAGACATTAGTTTTGTCCGTAAAGTGATGCATCCGGCCATTCGTACGCTTGCTTTTTATGAAGATCCCATTTCCCTGTATGTATACGACGGCCATCCGTTTATGAAGACTGGAAAGGCCAGCATACAGGATATTCAGCATGAAACGCTGGTGTTTTTTGAATGTGGATCATTGGACTGGATGAGGATTCATCGGTCTTTTGAATCACTGGAGCAACCGCCGGATATTGCCTTTCAGGTAGATAATGTGGTTACAGCCAAGAAGCTGGTGCTGGAAGAAGCGGGGATTGCCTTTTTGCCGGACGTTTGTGTGAACCGTGAGGTGAAGGATAAAAAACTGTTCCGCATTCATGTGCCAGAGGTAGCCGGGGTATCCATGCAGATTAGCATTGTGGCGACTAAAGAAGACTGTGCGGTGAGCTCGGATTTTGCAGATGCACTGACAGAAGGCTTTCGGGGTGCTGTTTTGTAAACCGTTTTTT
Proteins encoded:
- a CDS encoding LysR family transcriptional regulator; translated protein: MNLFKYKIFLSVVETGSFTKAGELLNLTQSAISHAVSGLEHELGLTLLIRGRSGIKLTSNGERLMKHFREIVQMNERLYQEVALIKGLETGTVKIGTFSSVSIQWLPGIIHQFNEQFPLIELKLLDGNYHEIEEWIASGEADFGFVNLPTLDVLEVLPLKKERMLCVLPSNHMLREQTAIRVDQLLDEPFIMPASGCDTDVRRIFSQHKLAPKIKYELEDDHAIMAMVQNGLGISILPEMILVQNPYELCIRPLDGPYLRSIGIAAASLKNMAPAAKKCMDFIAEWIH
- a CDS encoding antibiotic biosynthesis monooxygenase family protein, translating into MNSIAKTPQPPYYAAIFTSERTEGDGGYGKMGDKMEELAAEQPGFLGVESVRDQNGVGITVSYWESLDAIKNWKHNELHKVAQEKGKAEWYKTFGLRVSKVERDYFFTI
- a CDS encoding DUF421 domain-containing protein produces the protein MERESTWYLGFIALAVWVLTTFVIEILQIKSKKIRDFTDGKTTTLIKDGKILEDNMRKERLTIDELMEQLRSKNVFKVSDVEFAIMETSGEINVLLAKDKQPVTLKDLNMLQLPEKEPTAIIMDGLVMEQQMAYMGITQQWLDAKLKEKSLTVKDVFFAQGELYIDQYSDNVQMSKVQDSNQAVLTLLEQCTTELQKLALNSSEQQRKQLYELCSHNLKEAIQEMQPVNSSNS
- a CDS encoding glutaredoxin family protein, whose product is MSSKPKVVLWSKTGCHFCGEIKSYLESQNQPYENIQVDGNDALRDVLETKYGVRFVPVVEVGGDNKYEALLNPDLEELGKVLESYNQAV
- a CDS encoding LLM class flavin-dependent oxidoreductase, which translates into the protein MAKDRQIKFGAIIHGVGGSMTTWRHPEVPADASVNFEFYKTQAQKAEEGKFDLVFIADGLFINEKSIPHFLNRFEPITILSALAGVTKHIGLVGTLSTSYSEPFTVARQFSSIDHISGGRAGWNVVTSPLEGSALNFNKGEHPSHPERYKIAEEYLQVTKGLWDSWEEDAFVRDKESGVFFDPEKLHTLNHKGEFFSVQGPLNIGRSKQGQPVIFQAGSSEDGKNLAAKEADAVFTGHETLEEAQQFYRDVKERAVRYGRSEEDIVILPGISPIIGSTTEEAERKYEEITNLVTIEAALKYLGRFFDHHDFSQYPLDEPFPELDGIGSNAFRSGTDKIKRTAKEQNLTLREVALRSATPRTAFIGTAEQVADQVQEWFERKGADGFIIGSDVPSGLHDFVNLVVPILQERGIYRQDYEFSTLRENLGVSIPENRYTAARSKVKVDA
- the ssuE gene encoding NADPH-dependent FMN reductase; the protein is MSKVVILSGSPSTQSRLYGLINYTTKQLQQTGAEVTLLNVADLPAEDLVRANFNSPDITASLAVIAAADAVIVASPVYKAAYSGLLKIFLDLVPQEGLRGKPVLPLFIGGTLAHLLVIDYALKPVLNALGGRHILGGVYAVDQWVERLSDGAYGLSEELVARLDRSVKELNELLK
- a CDS encoding LysR family transcriptional regulator, with translation MNIENMEAFVYVNHYGSFNKAAEALFLSQPSVTARIQTLERELECKLFDRQSKQTVLTEDGRKFLPYAEQMLQVLQRGKQKLQQRKKAPQQIRIGCTISVSNYIIPEILRQLRARYPEINYKIVTATTDQLVHKLLNREVDISFVRKVMHPAIRTLAFYEDPISLYVYDGHPFMKTGKASIQDIQHETLVFFECGSLDWMRIHRSFESLEQPPDIAFQVDNVVTAKKLVLEEAGIAFLPDVCVNREVKDKKLFRIHVPEVAGVSMQISIVATKEDCAVSSDFADALTEGFRGAVL